A segment of the Psilocybe cubensis strain MGC-MH-2018 chromosome 5, whole genome shotgun sequence genome:
TTGTTCTCCTTCCATGACTTCAACCATGTCTACCAGTCTTCCCGATTATGGCGCTTTAGGCTACAAGGAAATTATTGCTACCCTTGATGGATCCGTCgtcactgtcgtcatcaaccGAGCCAAGTAGTGAGTGTCTGTTCAAAAATATGCTGACGCCTTAACGCTTCTCTAACTTCGATATACAGCAGGAACACGTTTGGAGGAGTTCTTGACAAGGAACTTATCAACGTATTCCAACTTTGTGATCGAGATGATCGCGTTCGGGTCGTCATTTTGACAGCAGAACACACAGCACCGGCGTACTGTTCTGGCGTGAGCTCTGTTTTCGTTGACATGTGCCCGAAATCGGCTCAGACTGTGAATATTTAGGCAGATCTAACTAATGGATGGAATCTCCTTTGGCTGGAAGAGTCTGAAAAAGAAGGCGAACACGGTGGGTGCTACAAGGATTCCTCCACTTTTAAAGTCCTCAATGTACATGTCGCCACAGCTCACCGTGACAGTGGAGGACAAGTTTCGTTGGCCATCATGAACTGCCGTAAAATCACGATAGCAGCAATAAATGGACATGCCGTTAGTACCATAGGTGACACCAAAGCTTCATCGTCATAGGCTCAAGCTCTTGCTCTTAGGCTGGCGTTGGGATGACGGCCTTACAGCTCCCTTTTGATTTCCGCTTTGTCTGGGCCGGAGCGAGGCTGACCTTCCCATTTGTCCGTCGTGGAATCGCACCAGAAGGTAAACTTAAAATCGACATTGTCCAATTCACGCATTGATTCTTGCAGCTACGTCAAGTTATCTGCTCCCTCGACTTATAGGTCATTCGAAAGCCAGTTATCTCATGCTTTCTGGGGCTGTTGTGTCTCCGGATTCAAAGCACATAAGCGACCTATATCACGAGATTATTCCTACTCGTGAAGCCGTGTATCCTACGGCCAAAGCATTTGCAGAAGAGCTTGCTGCTAATACTTCACAAGTGGCCGTAGCGTATACTAAAGGCCTTCTGCAACATCCAGGAGACTCTATCGAGGAAAACCATCTCCTTGACTCTAGGGCCATTAAACTCCTAGGAAGCTCTGCCGATGGTCATGAAGGTGTACAATCCTTCAAGGAAAGGCGCCTGCCCAAGTTCACAGGAACTTTATCCAAAGATTCCTCACCATGGTTCCCTTGGGTAAGTATTTTGCTTTACAGATACCTACAGATAATTAACCACGACATTAGTGGAAACGAGTTGACGTTTCACACTACAAAACTAAATTATAAATGTGCGCTTGTCAGTATATGCTAATGTCACCTTTTGGCCCTGTCTCTGTTCCGGTGACttcaagtcaaaaaaatgagaaagtAAAAGTATCTGTATAATATAGCCAGCCACTTGCCTGGATATCTTTCCTACTAAATTGTCCTAGGAGCGCACATGCAAGCTTGTCAAGTTGTCCTATTTGCTTGAAAATTCTCAAGGGTACAAGTGTATTCACATTCTTTTCTGTCGCTTTCTCCTGCAGGAAATGCACGGTTGACAGAGTATGACGCTTTTGCATTCTCTGTTGTTAAGAACTTTGTCACCTATAACCATGTTACCATACATCATACGGAATCGCTGTACACCTTTGATGATATTTTCGGCGGTGATGATTAAAAGAGGACAATCTGGGTCATAGTACTTGAGGTCAGTCACAAGCTGAGAATGTTTTAGGGTTACACACCTTTGCAGAAAACCTCCGACCCCGCAACGTCGATTTCAAAAGAAACGAATTGACTGTACGTACTGAAAGGTTGAATTATAAACGTGACAGCCGTTTTGTTCAGCACCGCCCAGCATCACTGTTAGCTGTGGTTGCCAATTCCAAGTAGTCGAATCAAAATGAGTATGTGTATATGAGCATCTTCCGGGATATTCGCCTCAAAATCCTTTTGAAGCTTCCACAAAATAATCCATAAACTCTCTGGTTTTAAGATACTCTTCCGGTGTTAGTCCACAAAACCTTTGAACACTCGGCAATGCGCCGACTAGCGCATGTTTAAAATTCGTCATCTGTGATTGCATTAGATGCAATGGCGATACCAAGTTCAACTCCCGGAGACGCCATGTTGGGAAATTAAGACGGCGCATTTCGTCTGCGAACTGCATCGCAAGGCGCAAAATTAAATCTCCTCTTGATAATATGGGTACAGGTCTCACTCACGAGAGGCATGGTATTGGTGGGAGGGTCGGAAAATCCATCAGGGCCTATGTCATGGAACAATATCCCCAAAGTGACCAGGTTCGGTAAACAGGAGGCGAACGCCTCAATGATCGACGCTTCAAGTATAATCATCTTGAGCTTCAGTTCTCTTAAGGGTGAATTTGATGTCAACCCATCCAATAGTAATCTTATATGGTCCATTTCCCAAGATCGCTCAATGATTGCCAAGGATTGCAGGGTTGTGCTGAATTGTAGAGCGAAAGGAATTAAGTCGATAGAATACTGAACTGGAAAGCGATAGAAACGGACGTAAAGATCGCGAAGGGCTGGGAGTGTTATATGGAAACAATGCTGTGCGAAAAAGGAAGGGTGAAGGACAGGATCGAGGCCGAAAGCAGCATCTATCTCCAAGTGAAGGGCAGTCAAATGTACTCGGTGTTTCTGAAGAAATTGTTCAAGACCACTAATACCGGTTTGATCATAGTTCATAAAGATCGACTTAAGTTTGAAGATCTGTAGAGTGTGAATATGGTCTATCTGTTGCAACACTGGAGTAAGATCCATTTGTTCCGCAATGTCAAACGATAATGAGCGGAGGGTGGAGCTATGGGCATTGACAAAAGGTAATATCTTCTCCAGGAAGACCGTAGATGCATCCGTTGTGATCGATTCACGAATGATTTGAAGTGATAGGTTCTGAAGATTTGTCAATATTGCTCCATTTGCTGGTAAGACGTTCTCAATATATTCCAGAGGGATCCGAAGATCCAGTGACTTCAGGTTTGAGCCAAAGGTGGCCCATCCAACCGAGAAGTACGTCGACGATGGAGGTTTAAAATGGCGAAGTTCCCCTTTATCAAGCACGATACGAAGACTTGTCAAGTTGATCATCTGCTTGAAAATTCTCAGCACATTCTTGTGGACAGCATCGACAGGCAAGGTGTATGAATTCATCAGTTGACTGGGAAAAGCTCTCCTTCTTTGTGGGGCAATATCCAGGCGTTCGAAATCGTTTAGTAGTGTAGTGACTGTATTGGAATTTGAGGGTCCCTTGAGAATTGATTTGTCGTCTAGCAGCTTGCACAAACTACCCGGTTTAAAGGTAAAATCTCGCACCCGGGACGTCAACTTTGGGTCACTGTACCAATATCAGAACCAACGCACCATGTAAAGTCAGGATCTAATCACGTACATAAGTGTATTCAAATTCCTTTCCGTTGAAATGCTACCCGGAGGGCCAATATATGCTACCCTATATCGTTCATCCAATGATATGTTCAAAAAGGCACGGTTTACGGAGTACAGTCTCTTCAAATCCtctgtgggcaagaattCCGCGATGCAGCGCCACACATCGTAGGGGATTTCTTGCATAAGTTTGAAGATACCGGTGGGGAGCAGCGGAGTGTTTGTTGGCTGAGCTAATACAAATGACGAATGAAAAGTGGACATGTTTTTAGTATCTGTCAGTGTAGTATGCGTGATTAAGGAGAGTAACCAACAAGTAAAAGATTCGACAAACAGCACAACATGTTCACGTGCCAACGACGTGTTTTGTAAACACAACTTCAGTGACTAAGTCTTATTCCGTTTCAAGACCCATGGTTTCGCTCAACCGTAACACGCCCGGCCTTTAAGAACCATAATATTTAGGTTTCTAATTTCTTGTTTGACAAGTCGGAAGCTTTAACAAGCCTCAAATACGCATAGAAGGTCGGAAAAGGTATGTATtaaagcagcagcaacaagcTGTGACAAACATACACACGCATTGTGGATTCCTAAAAGTATGCTAGACgaaagaacgagaacgaggatTGGCTGGCAATCCTCTGACAGGGGGAGGACCCCGACTCCTATGAGTGTCGGCAGACCTATCACTAGAGATCGACGGCTGATTAGAGCCATATGAGACGACAGACAAAGTTTCCATGGGCGAAGAAGGAGGGGTCAATCTGGAGCCATTTAGGCTGGAAAGAACCTTTTCTGACTGCATAGACGTATGTTTGATGCTGCGCGAGGCGGCATCGGGGGAAAGGAGACCGTTTTTCCTGGACGGTGTTGGCTCGACTTTGAAACTTTGCGCACTGGGTGAAGGGACACGAGACGAGAACCTCTTCAGAACGCGCGAAAACATCGACGATCTATTGTTGGATATGAGGTCTGACTCGAGAGGCGGCGACGACGAAAGTAATATGGGCGACGCATTCGTGTCGGAATAAACTGAGACACCCCGGGTGCCGGCCGGGTTAGTGGCATAAATGGGTACCGGGAGCTCGACGACATGTTTGCCATCGGGGGTAAGTCTTGTTAGCTGGGGTACAATTTCAGGCTTCTCAATGTCGCTTTTCGAGTCGTTAGTGAAATAGACGGGTGTAAAGTTGACGCCTTCCAAGGCTTCAGTGACTTGAACTACAATGTGCTACATTAACCAGTGCTTTAAATCAAGTCAAAGGGGAAAGCATACGATAATGAGCAAGACCTTCTCCAAAGTGTAACCGGCATATTATCCCCAAAACCGTTGTCCCAACCAAAAGGACGAACGCCGTGATTGTGATGGTGGCAAAGAAGGGCCACGTCGAAAAGATATAGCGATAAACTTTGAGCAATTAGTTAGGCCTGAGAAGTCGGGTAAAACGGTAAGAACATACTATTGCTCGAGAACATGGTAATAGAAAGCGAAAATGCAGTTGTAGAGATGAAgcaaaatataaaaaatctGATGCGGCATTCACGTCGAACACACACCCATCCCTATGGAATAGATCAGTAGCATACATTACTCTACAAGACGATGGGACACACGATGATAAGCCAAGGAATTTGAAGCTAAAAGTGAGACGGAAAAATATAAATTACATATGCCGAAAAGTTTGGATCATAACTCACCACCAAAGTCACGATGAAACCAGCCAGATATAATTTTGCGTGCTTCGCCAACACTGCAAGAGCACCGTGACTGACTTTGTTGATCCACATGCCTGCTGAAGCGACCGAGATAAATGACGATAATTGAAGACAGACGGAAAACATCAGAACAAGCTGTATTTGAACCTCTTTTATCAGTATAAATATTGAATAGATGTTTATTGAAGAAAATCACCTTATAAATTCTGTTGACCTTTGGTGATGCGCCGGCACGGTTGAAAGTTTGATGTGCATACACCTAGATTTCATTAGTGATAAGTTTAGGCATGATAAAAAAGTTAACATACTTTAAACAACTTATAAGATAGATATGCTACCACCAGTAAGGCAAGTGATTGAAAAACCACGAGTGGAAGCTGCGTGAATTTTTAGAGCAGTAGGAGGAATTTGAGAGAATCAAAAATCAACTTACAATGAACTTGATACTATCTTCCCACCAATTTCCCATGAAGTCTCGTCCGTCACACGCATTTGGGATTATTTCATTGCGATATTGATCCATAAGACTCTTTGTGAAGTGTACCCTGTAGGCCGCCCAGGCGGTGCCCAGCAGGTGGCCCAACAGTCCTGCTCCAAGGTGAGGGATCGATTCGTTCAAAATCTGTATGAATTTTAGATAAATGAGGTAGGATACGAAACTGTATGGATAAACTCACGGTAACGAACGACAGAAGTAAAAGCCAAAATTGGAAAACAAAAAGGACGATATCTTCGCGTCGTGCGTCGTGCAAACTACGAGAAATCAGTCAAAAGATTCTCTTATTGTATATGACTGGACGTACATGTCATTCAGCCACATGACAGAAACAAGGCATTCATCACGGACTTCAAAGAAGTCATCCGTGGCGCGCTGCTTAGTTGCCTGGGGGATCGCTGCAGAAGTCGTAGTTGAAGCTGTTGTAAATGATATATCTatcgaagatgatgatgtcgGGGTTCCAGTTATGACAGGGCCAGGAACAGAACTGGTGCTTGACTGGGATAGACGACTAGATGTCGTTTGGGCGATGCTTGAGCTGGATGCGAATATTGTAGTTGAGGCTACGGTTGGGGAAATTGATGTTATTGGAACTCCACTTGAAATCTCAGAAGTTatagaaagagaaggaagggGAATCTTGGTCACGATTGTCTGAAAAATATCAGAAATGGTTAAAGTTTCAAAGCCTGTTAAAGGAAAGTTGGTTGACGACGGGACAGGCGCTCCAATGGGTGGGAGAGAGATGTCGATTTTGTCCAGTTGATCACCGACAGgaatgtcgtcgtcgtcatcatcatcctcatccttaTCCCcgtcatcctcatcgtcgtcttcgtcgtccgaaTCCTCAACATCAGACTCAtacacatcatcatcatcatcgtcatcctcgACCTCTTCATCTCTACCGGTCTAGGGAAATGATTAGCATACTGTCTTGCGAAACAGAGGAGATCGTGTTAATTACCAAACTTGCTGTCCTCAGGCTGTTTTGCAATTTGAGAGCATTAACACAGACGGTACCGGATTGGTCTGGAAGGCCGGAGCACAGTTCGATGGCATTGCCTTTGAGAATGGCTAGTCCATCTAAACGTGGGGATCCTTCGATTACGGAAGAAAGGGCAGAACAAGCCTCAGAATCATGAGCCAGGCTAACGGCTTGCAATGATGTTAAGATAAAGCAACCAAGGACTGCGCTGAAAAAATACAATGTTGTGAATCGGTTCAAAGTAATTTTGTCATACTGGACAGCATAAAAGAGATTTAATGTTAAACATTAAACAATGTGGAATCTTTACTCACCAGAAGCTTGACTTTAGTGATAAAGAGGGTATGCTTCAAGCATTGCCGCACTCCACCGTTCAAAAACACCTGCTTGGACATAATTTACAGTGAAAGGGCCAGCCGATAGTATACAAAAAAGAAGCAGACAAGTCTGAAAAATGGATGAAAAGGGAAGGAATGTAAAAAAGATCAATCCTATCCAGTAGACATAGAAAAGTCAACGAAGGTGGAGGGGAGGGGGTGGGGGGAATGTGAAAGAACAGAAGAAGCGTGGCAGTAACCAACTTCAACTAGCCGAAAATCTCTCCCATGGCAGTGTGCCTCTTGAATCTTCCGTTCCTGAAGGTCAGAGGGCCAGCGGACGGATAGACAAAAAGGTTAGAACAACAGGCTACAACAGGGCACGATATTCCGTTTTCATCATGGTTACTATCAATTTTTATTGAAAAAAGGGAGGAAACGGAAGCAGGAAACATGCCAACGGATACCGAGGGCCCGCACGAATCCAAATCCAATACACCTCACATAACTGCGCAGCCTGCTTCGTCGTACAATCACTGAATGGACACCCAGTGATTATTCAGAGATTAGGTTAGTTCAGGTTATTGTTTAGAATCTCGTGGAGCATTGCAAGGTGGTCTCTGTCGGGTCGGGTGTATCGATGGAGCGGGAATGCATGTTTGGTCGCCACACAACTGCCAGGCGCCAAGAAAATTCACAGGGCAAACATTTCATGATTTCATTATGATCACGTGATCGACACGGTGAGGCATTCGCGCAATGACAGAAGCCCCTATGTGCACATGGTATAAACTCTTCATACATTGAAATGCCACATATTAATGCTATTCTAACACAAAAATAGATCATCAGTTTCCATTTTTTACACTGCAGAGAAGTGGAATTTTATATATTAATTCGTAGAGTAGTACACACTACCCAAATGTCACTAGGCTAGTATTTCAACATATCCTAAAACATAAAAAAGCAACCTATATTTAGTTTTCAAGATGTACATAACATCTTCCTAAGACATTCTAAGCTGTTTAAAGAGTTTCCAACCAAGCTTCGACTGCCTTGTTCACTTCTTCAAATTTCTCGACGTGAACCCAATGCCCAGCGTCGAACTTGACGGTCCTTACACTATTACCGAATCTTTCTAGATTCCCTATTGACATGTCAGGGATAGACACAGGGTCCCTCGTTGCTGCTGCCAGAAAGGACGGCGATTTTAGTTTATAGTTTTCAACGAAAATTTCTAGAGGGCGCGGCGGGAGATTATTATTATTGAACTGGATCGACAGGAGACAGACGCTAAATACTTACTTTTGTTATCCTCCAAATCTATATTTGCCATCTGGCCTTTGTACCAGTTTAAAGAGGAACGTATACCGGAATTCACTGTATCTTGGTTTATTTTTTCGAATTCCTTAAGAAAGTAAAGAAGTCAAAATACTATGTTGTCCAAAGCATTTAAGAAATACTCACGGCGTCTGCAAGCCACAATGGCCTTCCGGGTTGCTTGTTGCTTATTATCCATTCCTCCGTTTTTCCTCTATTGACAATCCAATCCAACCAATAACCCGGGCTTTCTTTTGGATATAAGAGTTGGTTGAAGCTTTCGATCTAGGAGAATAAGTGATTAAGTATCTGAATTATAATAATCAGAAAGGTTCAAACTTCATTGAGTTACATTTTTTTCGATAAGTTCGGGTGCTTTCTCAGATATCAAAAATTCCCAATATGCCAATGCCTCGTAGCCTACGAGTGCTTTGGCAAATTTCATTGCAGCTTCCAGATCAAATGGTTCGGTGTAAGGCGGTACAAAACCAAGCGCCATCCAGACAAAGGAAATGAATCGCTCCGAGTAAAGTATTGCCAGACGAGTGAGAAGAACTGAACCCCTGGTACACAATTATCAGCCCGCTACATGAAATAAAAATGGCAACGCCGATCAACATACCAGTCATGGCCAAATCCAATGACTTTATCCACCTTCACGGTATTCAAAATTTGGATTATATCTCCTGCAACTTCGTTCATGCGGAATGCATTCACGTCGACTGGCGCGGATGTTTCTCCTGATCCAAGAATATCGGGCGCGATGATGCCGTATCCTTTGGGTTGGAAGTGAGCGACTTGTCTCCTCCAGTCATACGACGTGGCGGGAAAGCCATGGAGAAAGAGTAATGTAGGCTTTCCATCAACTGCAGGAGAGTAATAGTAGTGATATTTGAATCCTCTAGGTACTGTGACGTCTTTGTACAAGGCAGGATGCATCGTTGCAATCAGAGAGATCACTGTTGAAAAGCCTGCCTTTATAAGGCCAATCTTATATAGTGCTCTCGTACGGTGAAATCCGTCGTGATCGGCGCGCGCGCCGTGTGGAACATATGGTTGTGGATAAGTTCTACCGTTAAGTCATACTTTCGGAACCTACGTTCAGTCACGTTAAAGCGGCTCTTTGGGCGTTAATAACCGCTTATGAAGCCCCTTAGGAATTGATTATCTTCCGAGTCATAATTCTTGATGATGTATAGAATTCATTTACAAAGCGTCCAACCATTTCACAAGGTCAAGCTTTAGGGAGATCTGCCAACCACTCTTCAACTGCCTTATTCACTTCTTCAGACCTTTCAACGTGAACCCAGTGTCCAGCATCAAATTCAACAGTTTTCACCTGATCACAATGTTGTCCAAGGATGGCTATTGACATCGAGGGAACTGAAACAGGATCTCTCATTGAAGCCGCCAAAAATGATGGCGACTTGAGTTTGTAGTTTTCGACAGGGATTTCTAAAACACGAGGCAGATTCATTAGCCCAACTCACTACAAAGAAAGGTAATAAACACCCACTCTTGTTATCCTCTAAGTCGATGTTTCCTACTTGAGCTTTGTACCAGTTAAGAGACGAGCGGATACCAGATTTCAACACGTCACTGTTTAACCTGTCGAATTCCTATACCAATTGACAAATAAATTCTGATACAGTGATGTTGTATGCACCAAGTTACTTACTTCGTCACTGAGCCAGGATGGCCGGCCTGGTTGCTTGTTATTCACCATCCATTCTTCCGTTTTACCTCTGACGGTGATCCATTCGAGCCAGCAGGCAGGACTTTCCTTTGGATACAATAGTTGACTGAAGCTTTCAATCTGTGAATCCCTTGATTGTGAGACATTGTACTAGTCATATAAAGTGTCACTTACATTTTTCTCGATAAGTTCAGGGGCCTTTTCTGATATAAAGAATTGCCAATAAGCATAAGCCTCGTAGCCAACAAGTGATTTTGCGAACTGCATTCCAGCTTCCAAGTCAAATGCCTGGGTGGAAGGCGGCAAGAAAGAGAGGCCCATCCAGACGAAGCCAATGAAACGATCTGAATGAAGTAATGACAAACGAGAAAGCAGGATAGAACCCCTGAAGTACGCTGTTAGTAACTGCTGAAAACTGCACACATTAAATTTTCTCTGGGTTACTTACCAATCGTGCCCAAAACCAACGACTTTGTCCAAATTTTCAGTGTCCAAGATATGAATGATATCGCCCGCAGCTTCGTTCATAAGGAACGCGTTCACATCGAGTGGCGTCGATGATCCCCCCGATCCTAGACTATCAGGCGCGAGAATCCCATAACCCTTTGGCTGGAAATACGCGATTTGCCTCCTCCAATCGTAAGATGTGGCAGGAAATCCATGAAGTAAAAGCAACGTTGGCTTTCCCTCAGCAGCAGGAGAATAATAGTAGTGATACTTGAAACCTCTGGGGACGACAACGTCTTTGTATAAGGCAGGATCCATAGAGTCGCTTTACTTGAAGATCAGTAAGTAAATTTTGCAGATCTTCGAGCGTCTTTATGCTTTACTTTGTTTTACCGTGAAACCCGAACTTTTGAATACTTTTCGAACATGACAATATGACAATTGGGAGAGGCGTATCATTTGACTCATGACTTTCGACAGGGTCATGACGACCACGTGATGATTTGCGCGACGCGATCATGAACTAAACAAGGACACATTGAGCGTTTTGAACTTGAACGTTGAATTTCGGCCTCGAGTTAATCGGCAGGCGCTGTCGGATAGCTGAAGAGCCCAGATGTCTTCCCGCACGAAGGAGACGCTCTCGAGTCAAGATCGAGAGCTACAGCGTCAGAAATACCAAGCGAAGATAGCCACTGCTCTAAACGAAGCAGACGATCCTCTTGCAGCATATCATCAATTTGTACAATGGACCATCAAGAACTACGGAGAACACGACCCCAAATCCGGGCTTGCGGAATTGTTAAAAGAAGCCACAACTCAATTCAAGGATGATTCACTGTATAAAACCGATCTTCGGTACCTCAAGATATGGGCTCTTTATGCAAGGCAAAAGGACAAGGCGGGAGCCATTTCGATCTATGCATACTTGATAGATCACGATATCGGTACATCATACTCAGCACTTTACGAAGATTATGCAAATTTACTGGAGGACACAAGCAGGTGAGTAGCCTGGACTTGTCGACGTTGAACCCCAGTCAATATTTTCCAACCGTCCCAAGATATCAAGACGCCGATGGAGTGTATCAAAAGGGAATTAAAAAATCTGCAAGACCAGTGGAAAGATTGAAGACAAGATACCGGGAGTTTCAAGCCAGAGTCGCTTCAAGGAACTCAAAAGCGAGCAGTAGTGCGAAGACCGGTTCTTCCTCCGCCTCATCAGCAACACCGACGTATTCCGGGACATTCAATTCGACGGCGGCAGCACGGTATGCACTTATGCTGGCTCCACCAGCTCCTGGAAAACGTCCAGAGAAGTTGAGGTTCAACATGTCCTTGCTTTTCACGGACGAAGGTGTCGAATACAGTATACAGGAAGCAAGAGCTCGCTCAATGGGTCTTCTAGGAAAGAAATGGGGCCCTCTACCTCCAGatccttctcctccatcctcgatgtcttcctcctctggcTCGTCTTTTGCGATGGTTGATTTCAATGATGATGGTCAAAAGTCATCGCGACTCAAATCTGGAAGACGAAGCATTATGGGCGGTGCAGAGCCGACTGTTACGATTAATACCAAAGAGGCGTTGGCCGATGTCTTTGGAATGTACAATTCCCCGGACAAGACCACCAAACTTGTTATTCCAGGTAGTAAACATGCACCTCTGAAGAAGGTTGAGCCCATAACGCCAGGGGTTCAACCACGCCTTGCGTTCTCAAGAGAAAATGAGAATGCTCAGAACACAAAAACGCCAACTCCTGGTAATCACATTTCATGAATTGCATATGGAAACAATCTAATCTTTCTCAATAGCATTCAGGCCATTTACGGATGAGAATGCCCAACCAAACCAAAGCCGTACACCAGCTGCTAAAGTTTGTTGCTTCATTTTGTCAACACGACTTAGATCTCATACTATCATAGTTTACACCATATGTGGAACCGAACCAACAGAAAACACCTTTCATGACTCCGAGGACGGTTCTCACCGTGAAAGAAACCGTTCCTTCATCCAGCCTTCGACTCTCAGAAGACGCGGAACAAAGCGAGCCCGCCGATATAGAGCCAAAGAATGCAGACCCTGTGTTCTCCAGAGTGTTCACACCTGCTAGCAAAGCTGTCCCTCTGGCGCCGCTCAGAGACGTGTTTACAGACGACCACGGTAAACCAGTGCCAAAAGCAAAGGCTGCTCCAACACATGAACGGGCAAGGTCACAACATGACTTATTATCACCTCAAGCCGAAGTCGTACGGCCGTCTGCGTTCACACCATTTAAAGACGAGAATGGACGAGCGCCGTTCAAAGTCTTCAGCCGGCCAGCAGAACAGGGAGAGAATGCGCACATGACGGCACCGAAAACGCCTAGTGCTGCCTTCAAACCATTCTCAGATCAACCTAAACCTCCAGCGTTCACGCCTTTCAAAGATGTTACTCCGGCTTTCAAGCCTTTTGTAGAACCGGCCACAAAGCCAGAACCTCGATTCGCGTTGCAGCCGACAGGTGCATCTGAAAATGTGCAACCTCCGCCTTCTCGCCAAGTTGTTGAGattgaagacgacgaagaggagtATGAGATTGTAGAGGAGCCTGAGCCCGACCAAGGTGATTTCGATCAAGAAGAGGATGGCAATCAATActatgaagaagaggaatcTCATATCGAAGAGTATGTACCACTGGCACCCGAGCATCTACCAGAGGAATATGAGGAAGAAAATTCCTACCATGAAGTGCCTTTGGGAGGTCGCTTTGGGCAGTTCAATGTGATGACCCCAATCACAGAGCGGACGTTTGAGTTTACTTCAAGTACCAGAGGTGGAACCCCCAGCGAACGGTACGCCAAACATGGGGAGAGCGGCCAACAAGCGGAATACCAGGCCGCGCGTACTGCAGCGCTGTTGGCCGAGGAGCTACGAGAAagcgacgaggatgaaggcGAGCAAGAACATCAAGAGCTTGAACCACTTCGATTGTCTGTTGAACAACCGCCTTTCCAAAGCGATCCTGCAGCAGTGGTCATTGAGGAGAGGGTAGGAACGCTCAGTCTCGTCGACACCCTCACCCTGAGTTCCAAATTCCGCCCCAGCAATCCATGCAACCCTTTCGACCCCTCCATCCTCTCTTCCCTGATAACTCGAATTCCTGCGGATCCTCATTTCTACGATCTTCGAACGCAGCAGTCAAACAAGCTTCCCGAGCTGCAGAAATTTGCTAAGAAGAGTAGAAAGACAAGCTCGAG
Coding sequences within it:
- a CDS encoding Checkpoint serine/threonine-protein kinase bub1 translates to MSSRTKETLSSQDRELQRQKYQAKIATALNEADDPLAAYHQFVQWTIKNYGEHDPKSGLAELLKEATTQFKDDSLYKTDLRYLKIWALYARQKDKAGAISIYAYLIDHDIGTSYSALYEDYANLLEDTSRYQDADGVYQKGIKKSARPVERLKTRYREFQARVASRNSKASSSAKTGSSSASSATPTYSGTFNSTAAARYALMLAPPAPGKRPEKLRFNMSLLFTDEGVEYSIQEARARSMGLLGKKWGPLPPDPSPPSSMSSSSGSSFAMVDFNDDGQKSSRLKSGRRSIMGGAEPTVTINTKEALADVFGMYNSPDKTTKLVIPGSKHAPLKKVEPITPGVQPRLAFSRENENAQNTKTPTPAFRPFTDENAQPNQSRTPAAKFTPYVEPNQQKTPFMTPRTVLTVKETVPSSSLRLSEDAEQSEPADIEPKNADPVFSRVFTPASKAVPLAPLRDVFTDDHGKPVPKAKAAPTHERARSQHDLLSPQAEVVRPSAFTPFKDENGRAPFKVFSRPAEQGENAHMTAPKTPSAAFKPFSDQPKPPAFTPFKDVTPAFKPFVEPATKPEPRFALQPTGASENVQPPPSRQVVEIEDDEEEYEIVEEPEPDQGDFDQEEDGNQYYEEEESHIEEYVPLAPEHLPEEYEEENSYHEVPLGGRFGQFNVMTPITERTFEFTSSTRGGTPSERYAKHGESGQQAEYQAARTAALLAEELRESDEDEGEQEHQELEPLRLSVEQPPFQSDPAAVVIEERVGTLSLVDTLTLSSKFRPSNPCNPFDPSILSSLITRIPADPHFYDLRTQQSNKLPELQKFAKKSRKTSSSSNAGVLDSGSFPLILQGHQFMVTEKLGEGGFGCVFKAKDRGVRTVNVDDDDEDEDEDEDEDEDEDEEVSSMVAIKVVKPRNIWEYHVLRRLHSALPPSLRRSVVLPHALYAFSDESHLVLDLCPQGMLLNIVNNAASAGVAQAGACLDELLVVFFTIELLRLLEAMHNIGFIHGDLKIDNCLLRLEEVPGGPAAWSGTYQPSGDGGWSHKGLKVIDFGRTIDMRLFPSGQQFVADWDTDDRDCFEVRENRPWTYQTDYFGLAGIIYCMLFGKYIQANSVVAYNDNEGTSRYKIATPFKRYWQSDLWNRLFDVLLNPCLVRPNGELPVCDALGQLRKEMEDWLQINCNRTSNTLKGLLKKVELSCYKM
- a CDS encoding Epoxide hydrolase A; translation: MDPALYKDVVVPRGFKYHYYYSPAAEGKPTLLLLHGFPATSYDWRRQIAYFQPKGYGILAPDSLGSGGSSTPLDVNAFLMNEAAGDIIHILDTENLDKVVGFGHDWGSILLSRLSLLHSDRFIGFVWMGLSFLPPSTQAFDLEAGMQFAKSLVGYEAYAYWQFFISEKAPELIEKNIESFSQLLYPKESPACWLEWITVRGKTEEWMVNNKQPGRPSWLSDEEFDRLNSDVLKSGIRSSLNWYKAQVGNIDLEDNKKIPVENYKLKSPSFLAASMRDPVSVPSMSIAILGQHCDQVKTVEFDAGHWVHVERSEEVNKAVEEWLADLPKA
- a CDS encoding Enoyl-CoA hydratase AFT3-1 — translated: MSTSLPDYGALGYKEIIATLDGSVVTVVINRAKYRNTFGGVLDKELINVFQLCDRDDRVRVVILTAEHTAPAYCSGADLTNGWNLLWLEESEKEGEHAHRDSGGQVSLAIMNCRKITIAAINGHAAGVGMTALQLPFDFRFVWAGARLTFPFVRRGIAPEGHSKASYLMLSGAVVSPDSKHISDLYHEIIPTREAVYPTAKAFAEELAANTSQVAVAYTKGLLQHPGDSIEENHLLDSRAIKLLGSSADGHEGVQSFKERRLPKFTGTLSKDSSPWFPWWKRVDVSHYKTKL
- a CDS encoding Bifunctional epoxide hydrolase 2, whose translation is MHPALYKDVTVPRGFKYHYYYSPAVDGKPTLLFLHGFPATSYDWRRQVAHFQPKGYGIIAPDILGSGETSAPVDVNAFRMNEVAGDIIQILNTVKVDKVIGFGHDWGSVLLTRLAILYSERFISFVWMALGFVPPYTEPFDLEAAMKFAKALVGYEALAYWEFLISEKAPELIEKNIESFNQLLYPKESPGYWLDWIVNRGKTEEWIISNKQPGRPLWLADAEFEKINQDTVNSGIRSSLNWYKGQMANIDLEDNKKIFVENYKLKSPSFLAAATRDPVSIPDMSIGNLERFGNSVRTVKFDAGHWVHVEKFEEVNKAVEAWLETL